The Listeria sp. PSOL-1 genome includes a region encoding these proteins:
- a CDS encoding gluconate:H+ symporter, which translates to MQDIYLFSITIISILIVILGVSWWKWHAYLSLSVATIFLAVFAGMPWQKIPAAFETGVGGVLGHLVGILALGTILGKMMSTSGAGMQIANFFVKRLGAKRLPWAMFFSGLIIGIPVFFEVGLVILLPIVLSIQKTVKKNILLLGLPVLAGLSIAHGIIPPHPGAMTAIGIYHANVSEVLLYSLCFALPAGIIAGPLFARFISKRVTPEHAPKLMRPDTMKDNEKLPSVGVSFFIVFLPIILMLLTMIAALFKLPAGLTNVIDFIGSPLVALLISVFVAYYLLGFRLGQNAEIIRGLTDESMKPLAAIILIIGAGGAFKQILIDTGVATAIANLAGQMNLSPIVMSFLVAGLIRVATGSATVALTTAAGIVSPIVEQMTGVNTALLVIATGAGSLMLSHVNDAGFWLVKEYLGLTVKETFKTWTVLETLLSFSVFIMVLIIDIFV; encoded by the coding sequence ATGCAAGATATTTACCTATTTTCAATTACGATCATTTCTATTCTAATCGTCATCTTAGGGGTTTCTTGGTGGAAATGGCATGCGTACCTTAGTTTATCTGTAGCAACCATTTTTTTAGCAGTTTTTGCCGGTATGCCTTGGCAAAAAATACCTGCAGCATTTGAAACCGGTGTTGGTGGAGTGTTAGGCCATTTAGTAGGTATTCTAGCACTCGGAACTATTTTAGGAAAAATGATGTCGACTTCTGGCGCCGGCATGCAAATTGCTAATTTCTTTGTTAAAAGGTTAGGTGCAAAGAGACTGCCATGGGCGATGTTTTTTTCAGGGCTAATTATTGGAATTCCAGTTTTTTTTGAAGTTGGATTAGTGATCTTACTTCCAATTGTTCTGTCCATTCAAAAAACAGTGAAGAAAAATATTTTGTTGCTGGGCTTGCCTGTTTTAGCGGGCTTATCCATTGCGCATGGAATTATTCCACCACATCCAGGAGCAATGACAGCGATTGGAATTTATCATGCCAATGTCAGCGAGGTCCTTCTTTATTCACTGTGTTTTGCATTACCCGCAGGAATAATCGCTGGACCACTTTTTGCACGATTTATTAGCAAACGTGTGACACCAGAGCATGCACCAAAGTTAATGCGTCCAGATACGATGAAAGACAATGAAAAATTACCGTCTGTTGGCGTATCTTTCTTCATTGTATTCTTGCCAATTATTTTAATGTTGCTAACGATGATTGCAGCTTTATTTAAACTTCCAGCAGGGCTTACTAACGTTATTGATTTTATTGGCAGTCCACTCGTTGCGCTTCTTATTTCTGTATTTGTTGCTTATTATTTATTAGGATTTAGACTTGGACAAAATGCAGAGATCATTCGTGGTTTAACAGATGAAAGTATGAAACCGCTTGCGGCAATTATTTTAATTATTGGTGCAGGGGGTGCTTTTAAACAAATCTTAATTGATACAGGTGTTGCGACAGCTATTGCTAATCTTGCTGGTCAAATGAATTTATCCCCAATTGTCATGAGCTTCTTGGTAGCTGGCCTTATTCGAGTAGCAACAGGTTCAGCAACAGTTGCCTTAACGACAGCGGCAGGAATCGTGTCTCCAATTGTCGAGCAGATGACAGGAGTTAATACAGCGTTGCTAGTCATTGCAACGGGTGCAGGATCACTAATGCTTTCTCACGTTAATGATGCAGGTTTTTGGTTAGTAAAAGAATATTTAGGATTAACAGTAAAAGAAACATTTAAAACATGGACTGTTCTTGAAACGTTACTATCATTTAGCGTCTTTATTATGGTGCTTATCATTGATATCTTTGTCTAA
- a CDS encoding sugar kinase, which translates to MKMLSYGEVNLRFTPPEYQLLEQTNQLTYQITGTGVNLLANLKNFGLETTLLTTLPNNSIGKVARATLRKYGINDQFIRLNGNHMGSYFVEMGYGLRPTVVTYQNRLASAFCQANPASYPIEEAVATSDFVHICGISLLLTEQTRETALKIAATAKKYNKKLYFDFNYRPSLNTQHTKEFIKEQYEKILYSADTVFGGIRDLTELLDIKAPELASELEQLKAVTEIFKEEYHIDTFVGTMRSFEEGKHYLAGFMARGEFQVSSRQSVAILDRIGAGDAYAAGIIFGQTENWGEEKTLEFAVHNAVLAHAIPGDVPHTTVSEVEALMSNKQQSLIR; encoded by the coding sequence ATGAAAATGTTGTCTTATGGTGAAGTAAATTTACGCTTTACCCCACCTGAATATCAGTTATTAGAACAAACTAACCAGCTTACATATCAAATTACTGGTACAGGTGTTAACCTACTCGCAAATCTTAAAAATTTTGGACTGGAAACAACGCTTCTTACCACTTTACCCAATAATTCTATTGGTAAAGTGGCTAGAGCAACCTTGCGTAAATATGGAATTAATGATCAATTTATTCGATTGAATGGCAATCATATGGGCAGTTATTTTGTTGAGATGGGTTATGGTTTAAGACCCACTGTTGTTACGTATCAAAATCGTCTCGCCAGTGCCTTTTGCCAAGCGAATCCAGCAAGTTACCCAATTGAAGAAGCTGTAGCAACCAGTGATTTTGTTCATATTTGCGGCATTTCATTACTTTTAACTGAGCAAACTCGTGAAACCGCTTTAAAAATTGCAGCAACAGCCAAAAAATATAACAAAAAATTGTATTTTGACTTCAATTATCGACCAAGTCTAAATACGCAGCACACGAAAGAATTTATCAAAGAACAATATGAAAAGATCCTTTATAGCGCAGATACTGTTTTTGGTGGCATACGCGATTTGACAGAATTACTTGATATTAAAGCACCAGAACTAGCGAGCGAACTGGAACAATTAAAAGCTGTTACAGAAATTTTTAAAGAAGAGTATCATATCGATACTTTTGTAGGGACAATGCGCTCATTTGAAGAAGGAAAACATTATCTAGCTGGATTTATGGCAAGAGGTGAGTTTCAGGTAAGTAGCAGACAGTCTGTTGCAATATTAGATAGAATTGGTGCTGGCGATGCTTATGCTGCAGGAATTATTTTTGGGCAAACAGAAAATTGGGGCGAAGAAAAAACATTAGAATTCGCTGTCCATAATGCGGTTCTTGCACATGCTATTCCAGGGGATGTACCACATACCACTGTATCAGAAGTAGAGGCCCTTATGAGTAATAAACAACAAAGTTTAATTCGTTAA
- a CDS encoding KDGP aldolase family protein has translation MNKTPKYLNDRICLNVLANSVENAKECFEAAEGHVILGVLSINYKNDEAAISDMKKYIAATDNALSVGLGAGNPNQSAMVARISSELGPQHVNQVFTGVGASRALLGQNETVINGLVSPTGKVGYVNIATGPLSSKMDAAEVPIETAIALLKDMGGSSIKYFPMKGLAHEAEYRAVAKACAENDFYLEPTGGIDLENFEEIVQIALDAGVKKIIPHVYSSIIDKESGDTKPEDVKSLYQIMKKLTD, from the coding sequence ATGAATAAAACACCAAAATATTTAAATGACCGCATTTGTTTAAATGTGCTAGCCAATTCTGTAGAAAATGCGAAAGAATGTTTTGAAGCAGCAGAAGGACATGTGATTTTAGGTGTGCTTTCAATCAACTATAAAAATGACGAAGCGGCTATTTCTGATATGAAAAAGTACATCGCTGCAACGGACAATGCTTTATCAGTAGGTCTTGGCGCAGGAAACCCAAATCAAAGCGCCATGGTAGCACGAATTTCTAGTGAATTAGGGCCGCAACATGTCAATCAAGTATTTACAGGTGTCGGTGCGAGTAGAGCACTTTTAGGACAAAATGAAACCGTAATCAATGGTCTTGTTTCTCCAACCGGAAAAGTGGGCTATGTCAATATTGCAACCGGTCCTTTAAGCAGTAAAATGGACGCAGCAGAAGTGCCAATTGAAACCGCTATTGCTTTATTAAAAGATATGGGTGGTAGTTCTATTAAATATTTCCCAATGAAAGGCCTTGCTCATGAAGCAGAATATCGCGCTGTAGCCAAAGCTTGTGCAGAAAATGATTTTTACTTAGAACCAACAGGAGGTATTGATTTAGAGAATTTTGAAGAAATTGTCCAAATCGCTTTAGATGCCGGCGTAAAAAAAATCATTCCACATGTTTATAGCTCAATCATTGATAAAGAAAGTGGCGATACAAAGCCAGAAGATGTCAAATCGCTTTACCAAATTATGAAGAAATTAACAGATTAA
- a CDS encoding DgaE family pyridoxal phosphate-dependent ammonia lyase, producing MTSNIYEKYKLKEVINASGKMTILGVSKTPDEITNLQKFAGQNFFEIADLVEKTGIYIANLLNVEDACVVSSASAGIAQSISALIGKGDPYHLYHPYAKEIQKREIVIPKGHNVDYGTAVEVMVQVGGGEIREAGYANMCQKEHVEMMMTENTAALLYIKSHHTVQKSMLTVEEMVEVSKQYQVPLIVDAAAEEDLTKYTKAGADLVIYSGAKAIDGPTSGLVIGKKEPISWVQMQSKGIGRAMKIGKENIVAFTGAVERYLKEPGETGIEMKQRLKPFIEALNSITGLSVKEVQDAAGREIYRASVKVIDRSAKEVISELKSHNPAIYTREYQANNGIIEFDIRAVNEEEMQAIIARLKEIMESGKKE from the coding sequence ATGACATCTAATATTTATGAAAAGTATAAGTTAAAAGAAGTGATTAACGCATCAGGAAAAATGACGATTCTAGGCGTCTCAAAAACACCTGATGAAATTACCAATTTGCAAAAATTTGCTGGGCAAAATTTTTTTGAGATTGCCGATTTGGTAGAAAAAACAGGCATTTATATCGCAAACTTATTAAATGTAGAAGATGCTTGTGTTGTTTCAAGCGCTTCAGCAGGCATCGCACAGTCTATCTCAGCTTTAATTGGAAAAGGTGATCCATATCATCTGTATCATCCTTATGCAAAAGAGATACAAAAGCGTGAAATTGTTATTCCTAAAGGTCACAATGTCGATTATGGCACAGCAGTGGAAGTAATGGTCCAAGTCGGTGGCGGTGAAATAAGAGAAGCTGGTTACGCTAATATGTGCCAAAAAGAGCACGTCGAAATGATGATGACCGAAAATACAGCCGCACTTCTTTACATCAAAAGTCATCATACTGTTCAAAAAAGCATGTTAACAGTAGAAGAAATGGTTGAAGTCAGCAAACAATATCAAGTCCCACTTATTGTGGACGCAGCAGCAGAAGAAGACTTAACTAAGTATACAAAAGCAGGGGCAGATCTTGTTATTTATAGCGGTGCTAAAGCCATAGATGGTCCGACTTCTGGACTTGTCATTGGTAAAAAAGAGCCGATTAGTTGGGTGCAAATGCAATCTAAAGGAATCGGGAGAGCAATGAAAATCGGCAAAGAAAATATTGTTGCCTTTACCGGAGCTGTCGAACGTTATTTGAAGGAGCCAGGCGAAACAGGAATAGAAATGAAACAACGCCTAAAACCTTTTATAGAAGCGTTAAATAGTATTACTGGATTATCCGTTAAAGAAGTTCAAGATGCTGCTGGGAGAGAGATTTACCGCGCTTCTGTAAAAGTAATCGATCGTTCAGCAAAAGAAGTCATCAGTGAGCTAAAAAGTCATAACCCAGCGATCTATACACGCGAATACCAAGCTAATAACGGCATTATTGAGTTTGACATTCGCGCTGTAAATGAAGAAGAAATGCAAGCAATTATAGCAAGGCTAAAAGAAATTATGGAAAGTGGGAAAAAAGAATGA
- a CDS encoding amidohydrolase/deacetylase family metallohydrolase: MLDLLIKNGLTVDNQCLSIGVKNGKIEMVSPTINKEAKQVVELARNHYISAGWIDDHVHCDDDMPIYYDQPDEIGIKKGVTTIIDAGSTGADTISTFYEQIRKAKTNVYAMINISKIGIIRQDELSDLHNVQKDLLKKQVAALPQFVIGLKVRLSKTVVGENDYHPLLLAKELQTELNDMPLMIHIGSNPPELSDVLSRLDERDILTHCFNGKENGIVDKQTNKIKAVAMDAYKRGVRFDIGHGTDSFNFHTAFCAKEAKITPYSLSTDIYHRNREKGPVYDLATTMEKLRLVGYPLTEIIKMVTEHPADNFKLAKKGQLRVGYDADITIFDVKNGNKELVDSNGNKENTSELIVPIKTIVGGVLYDI, translated from the coding sequence TTGTTAGATTTACTTATTAAAAATGGTTTGACAGTGGACAATCAATGCTTATCCATTGGAGTAAAAAATGGCAAGATCGAAATGGTTTCTCCTACGATTAATAAAGAAGCAAAGCAAGTTGTAGAGTTAGCTAGGAATCATTATATTTCAGCTGGCTGGATAGATGACCATGTGCACTGTGATGACGATATGCCCATTTATTACGATCAGCCAGATGAAATCGGTATCAAAAAAGGTGTAACAACGATCATTGATGCAGGATCTACTGGCGCAGACACGATTTCTACTTTTTATGAACAAATAAGAAAGGCCAAGACCAATGTTTATGCTATGATTAATATTTCTAAAATCGGGATTATTCGCCAAGATGAGTTATCCGATTTGCATAACGTCCAAAAAGACTTATTAAAGAAACAAGTGGCTGCCTTGCCGCAATTTGTTATTGGCTTAAAAGTACGCTTAAGTAAAACGGTTGTAGGGGAAAACGATTATCACCCGCTTTTATTAGCTAAAGAACTGCAAACTGAACTAAACGACATGCCACTCATGATTCATATCGGTTCAAATCCGCCAGAATTAAGCGATGTTTTGTCACGACTTGATGAGCGGGATATCTTGACACACTGTTTTAATGGGAAAGAAAATGGTATTGTAGATAAGCAGACAAATAAAATTAAAGCGGTTGCAATGGATGCTTATAAGCGAGGTGTTCGCTTTGATATCGGCCATGGAACAGATAGTTTTAACTTTCATACAGCTTTTTGTGCAAAGGAAGCAAAAATAACCCCTTATTCCCTAAGCACAGATATTTACCATCGTAATCGAGAAAAAGGGCCAGTGTACGATTTAGCCACAACAATGGAAAAATTACGGCTAGTCGGCTATCCACTTACCGAAATTATCAAGATGGTAACCGAGCATCCAGCAGATAATTTTAAACTAGCAAAAAAAGGCCAATTAAGAGTTGGATATGATGCTGATATCACTATTTTTGATGTGAAAAATGGCAATAAAGAGTTGGTTGATTCAAATGGCAATAAAGAGAACACATCTGAGCTAATTGTACCAATTAAAACGATTGTTGGAGGTGTTTTATATGACATCTAA
- a CDS encoding GntR family transcriptional regulator, protein MKKNVILYQEIAKEIKKKILSGVYVIGEYIPSETELEKMFEVSKVTIRQAVALLVSEGYLRKQRGKGTMVVSNQLFNKLSKAKSFSTIMKESGYTITKEILEIKLVQPAENALISQFFDEPIMMIKRMYLLNRKPYILYEHYLRGVHQVVDKNLNLDNISLYQLLKENQQVVVSFDDTFEVAELKESEKNLLQAETNHCLKRIRKSYNSQSELIEFSIGLYNTQDFPYKIEYEI, encoded by the coding sequence ATGAAAAAAAATGTGATCCTATATCAAGAAATCGCTAAAGAAATAAAAAAGAAAATTCTTTCTGGTGTTTATGTGATAGGAGAATATATTCCAAGTGAAACAGAACTTGAGAAAATGTTTGAAGTTAGTAAGGTAACTATCAGACAAGCCGTTGCTCTTTTGGTTTCTGAAGGTTATCTTCGGAAACAACGTGGTAAAGGGACGATGGTTGTTAGCAATCAACTTTTTAATAAACTTTCTAAAGCCAAATCTTTTTCAACAATTATGAAGGAATCCGGTTATACGATAACAAAGGAAATCTTAGAGATCAAGCTGGTTCAGCCAGCAGAAAATGCCCTTATAAGCCAATTTTTTGACGAACCAATTATGATGATCAAAAGAATGTATCTCTTAAATCGCAAACCCTATATCCTTTATGAACATTATCTTCGCGGTGTTCATCAAGTCGTTGATAAGAACCTTAACTTAGATAATATTTCACTTTATCAGTTATTAAAAGAAAATCAGCAAGTCGTCGTTTCTTTCGATGATACCTTTGAAGTAGCAGAACTTAAGGAAAGTGAAAAAAATTTGCTACAAGCAGAAACAAATCATTGTTTGAAACGAATTCGCAAATCGTACAATAGTCAATCAGAGCTCATTGAGTTTTCAATTGGATTATATAATACACAGGATTTCCCATATAAAATCGAATATGAAATTTAA
- a CDS encoding NAD(P)/FAD-dependent oxidoreductase yields the protein MSKTKIVILGAGYGGLKTLKKLQHENLDAELVLVNKNDYHHETTWLHEAAAGTLDPEKLIYPIEKVVDSKKSTFIQDTVVKINRDEKTVTLQNEGEISYDYLLIALGSEAETFGIPGLKEYALTITSIDSVKKIRARIEEQFAKWKTEQKDELLTIIVGGAGFTGIEFLGELTNRMPELVKTYDIPREKVRIICMEAAPKVLPQFDAKLVDYGVSVLEDRGVEFFVGKPVKEATADGVKFADNETETKEIKAGTIIWAAGVRGNSVIEESGFEAGRGRVKVNNNLTVPGNEEILIIGDCSLIINPENERPYPPTAQIAMQQADVATVNLAKLAKGETDLINFEYHEKGTVCSLGDNDAIGVVFGKNLKGYPASVMKKVIDDRALLQIGGLNIMAKKGKFKFYK from the coding sequence TTGAGTAAAACTAAAATTGTCATCCTTGGCGCAGGATATGGCGGTCTTAAAACATTAAAAAAATTACAACATGAAAACTTGGACGCAGAATTAGTTCTTGTAAATAAAAATGACTATCACCATGAAACAACATGGTTACACGAAGCAGCAGCTGGGACACTTGATCCTGAAAAATTAATATATCCAATTGAAAAAGTTGTAGATAGCAAAAAATCCACTTTCATTCAAGATACTGTAGTCAAAATTAATCGTGATGAAAAAACAGTAACCTTGCAAAATGAAGGTGAAATTTCTTATGATTATTTACTTATTGCACTTGGATCAGAAGCTGAGACATTTGGCATTCCTGGTTTGAAGGAATATGCTCTAACCATTACAAGCATTGATTCTGTTAAAAAGATCCGGGCGCGCATTGAAGAGCAATTTGCCAAATGGAAAACCGAACAAAAAGATGAGCTATTAACAATTATTGTGGGGGGCGCTGGTTTTACTGGAATCGAATTTCTTGGAGAACTAACGAACCGCATGCCAGAACTTGTAAAAACGTATGACATTCCTCGTGAAAAAGTTCGCATCATTTGTATGGAAGCTGCACCAAAAGTGTTACCACAATTTGATGCCAAATTGGTGGATTATGGTGTTAGTGTTTTAGAAGATCGTGGCGTTGAATTTTTCGTTGGCAAGCCTGTTAAAGAAGCGACAGCAGATGGTGTCAAATTTGCTGACAACGAAACAGAAACGAAAGAAATTAAAGCTGGAACGATTATTTGGGCCGCTGGTGTTCGCGGTAATAGTGTTATTGAAGAGTCAGGTTTTGAAGCAGGACGTGGACGTGTGAAAGTAAATAATAATTTAACAGTTCCTGGCAATGAAGAAATTTTAATAATAGGTGACTGCTCACTGATCATTAATCCTGAAAATGAACGACCTTATCCACCAACTGCTCAAATCGCTATGCAGCAAGCGGATGTTGCTACTGTTAATTTAGCAAAACTTGCTAAAGGTGAAACAGACCTAATCAATTTCGAATATCATGAAAAAGGAACAGTATGTTCACTTGGCGATAATGATGCGATCGGTGTTGTCTTTGGTAAAAATTTAAAAGGTTACCCAGCCTCAGTCATGAAAAAAGTAATTGATGACCGCGCATTACTACAAATTGGCGGACTTAACATCATGGCCAAAAAAGGTAAATTTAAGTTCTACAAATAA
- a CDS encoding NAD(P)/FAD-dependent oxidoreductase, with protein MDEQAKIYDITIIGGGPVGLFAAFYAGMRKVNVKIIESLPQLGGQLSTLYPEKYIYDIPGFPAIRAQALINNLTEQMQPFHPEVCLGETVLSVIKQADSTFEITTTQDVHYSKTIIITAGNGAFEPRKLELSHAVQYENSNLHYFIDDLSLFKDHRVVVCGGGDSAVDWALMLEQVAHSVTIVHRRKDFRAHEHSVEKLANSSVSIMTPFLPTKITGTSGKITSIELQEVKGEQQIELEIDDFIVNYGFVSSLGPIKTWNLDLQRNSIVVNSKMETSIAGIYSAGDVCTYDGKVKLIATGFGEAPTAVNNAINYMDPKARLQPTHSTSLFE; from the coding sequence TTGGATGAACAAGCCAAAATTTATGATATAACAATCATAGGAGGCGGTCCGGTTGGTCTTTTTGCGGCCTTTTATGCAGGGATGCGAAAAGTAAATGTTAAAATTATCGAAAGTTTACCTCAATTAGGCGGACAGCTTTCAACACTTTATCCTGAAAAATATATATATGATATCCCAGGCTTTCCAGCGATTCGCGCCCAAGCCTTAATCAACAACCTTACTGAGCAAATGCAGCCTTTTCACCCAGAAGTTTGCTTGGGAGAGACGGTTTTATCTGTTATTAAGCAAGCAGACAGTACATTTGAAATTACAACCACACAAGATGTTCATTATAGTAAAACAATCATTATTACTGCCGGAAACGGAGCTTTTGAACCTCGTAAGCTGGAACTCTCTCATGCCGTTCAATATGAAAATAGCAATTTACACTATTTCATTGATGACTTAAGTCTTTTCAAGGATCATCGCGTAGTTGTTTGTGGGGGCGGTGATTCAGCGGTTGACTGGGCACTTATGCTTGAACAAGTAGCTCATTCAGTAACGATTGTTCATCGTCGTAAAGATTTCCGCGCTCATGAACATAGTGTAGAAAAGTTAGCAAACTCATCTGTTAGCATTATGACACCATTTCTTCCAACAAAAATAACCGGTACTTCTGGAAAAATTACTTCGATCGAGTTACAAGAAGTGAAAGGTGAGCAACAAATTGAGCTAGAGATTGATGATTTTATTGTCAATTATGGTTTTGTTTCTTCACTTGGACCGATTAAAACATGGAATTTAGACCTTCAGCGTAATTCGATTGTCGTCAATTCTAAAATGGAAACATCCATTGCTGGCATTTACAGTGCTGGCGATGTTTGTACATATGACGGCAAAGTAAAATTAATCGCTACGGGCTTTGGTGAAGCACCAACTGCCGTCAATAATGCAATCAATTACATGGATCCAAAAGCGCGCTTACAGCCAACCCATTCTACTTCTCTTTTTGAATAA
- a CDS encoding SDR family oxidoreductase has product MNVLVIGSNGQIGRQIVKMLALDKGFFVRAMIRDPHQAEALEKLGAKPIIADLEQDFSYAYDAVDAVIFTAGSGGNTGPEKTIAVDQDAAIKATNIAEQRGIKRFIMISSIHAGEPDKGPESLATYLIAKGKADDHLMASKLPYTIIRPVSLTNEAATGRVDLVSDTSLTTIPRSDVAAFTVEALTHQEAQNKIYEIASGSRDVDTFDFN; this is encoded by the coding sequence ATGAATGTACTTGTCATTGGTTCTAATGGGCAAATAGGCCGGCAAATTGTTAAAATGCTCGCGCTAGATAAAGGTTTTTTTGTTCGAGCAATGATTCGTGATCCTCATCAGGCAGAAGCATTAGAAAAATTAGGTGCAAAGCCAATTATTGCTGATCTAGAGCAAGACTTCAGCTACGCATATGATGCAGTTGACGCTGTTATTTTCACTGCTGGTTCTGGAGGAAATACAGGCCCTGAAAAAACGATCGCTGTCGATCAAGACGCCGCGATTAAAGCAACAAATATTGCCGAACAAAGAGGAATTAAACGCTTTATCATGATTAGCTCCATTCATGCAGGAGAACCAGATAAAGGCCCTGAATCACTGGCAACTTATTTGATAGCTAAAGGGAAAGCAGACGATCACTTAATGGCAAGCAAACTGCCTTACACGATTATCCGACCTGTTAGTTTAACAAATGAGGCAGCAACTGGCCGGGTTGACTTGGTTTCAGACACTTCTTTAACCACGATCCCACGCTCAGATGTTGCAGCTTTTACCGTAGAGGCATTAACCCATCAGGAAGCGCAAAATAAAATTTATGAAATTGCAAGCGGTTCAAGAGATGTGGATACTTTTGATTTTAATTAA
- a CDS encoding universal stress protein, with protein sequence MTKKYQRILIALDGSEESELAFRRGVELALELNAHVGLATVIDTRSFPAYSPDGGMWENQLSSDMEKSIAKHVERAKESGITTIDHFIEKGNPKKLLSDDLPNLYKADLIICGATGLNRIEEAVLGSVSGYIIQHALCDVLIVRD encoded by the coding sequence ATGACTAAAAAATATCAACGTATTCTAATTGCGCTAGACGGCTCAGAAGAATCAGAGCTTGCTTTTCGTCGTGGCGTAGAGCTTGCACTTGAACTAAATGCTCACGTAGGGCTAGCAACGGTAATTGATACACGCTCGTTTCCTGCATATTCACCTGATGGAGGTATGTGGGAAAATCAACTTTCAAGTGATATGGAAAAGAGTATCGCTAAACACGTCGAACGTGCAAAAGAATCAGGTATAACCACGATTGACCATTTTATTGAAAAAGGGAATCCTAAAAAGCTTTTATCTGATGATTTACCTAACCTTTATAAAGCAGATTTGATCATTTGTGGAGCTACTGGTTTAAATCGAATTGAAGAAGCTGTACTTGGTAGCGTATCTGGCTACATCATTCAACATGCTTTGTGTGATGTTTTAATTGTACGTGATTAA
- a CDS encoding DUF1450 domain-containing protein produces the protein MKPLVEFCVNNLASGAFEVYDTLLKDENVDVIQYDCLAHCELCGRSLFALVEGVVVSGRSKEELLKKIYQQL, from the coding sequence TTGAAACCTCTTGTCGAATTTTGTGTAAATAATTTAGCCTCTGGTGCTTTTGAGGTATATGATACCCTTTTAAAAGATGAAAATGTTGATGTGATCCAATATGATTGTTTAGCCCATTGTGAGTTATGCGGAAGGAGTTTATTTGCACTTGTAGAAGGTGTAGTCGTTTCAGGTCGTTCCAAAGAAGAATTACTTAAGAAAATCTATCAGCAACTTTAA
- a CDS encoding DUF1462 family protein, translating into MKKTVQLYVYGSSVACASCVGAPSSKAIKEWLSAAIERKFEQQPFLIKYLDVFETKGMTEEERQMAQRIMAEDYLYPVIVLDNKIVIEGEPRLQDIYKLMIEYGYEPTM; encoded by the coding sequence GTGAAAAAAACTGTACAATTATATGTCTATGGATCATCCGTGGCATGTGCTAGTTGTGTGGGCGCTCCATCTTCCAAAGCAATAAAAGAGTGGTTAAGCGCTGCGATTGAAAGAAAATTTGAACAACAGCCTTTTCTCATTAAGTATCTTGATGTTTTTGAAACAAAGGGGATGACTGAAGAAGAAAGGCAAATGGCACAAAGAATCATGGCCGAAGATTATCTATATCCAGTCATTGTTTTAGATAATAAAATCGTGATAGAAGGTGAGCCACGCCTTCAAGATATTTATAAATTAATGATCGAGTATGGTTACGAACCAACAATGTAA
- a CDS encoding NifU family protein, whose product MDQISYAEVEKALKKFRPFLLRDGGDYELIDVTNDGIVKIRLLGACEVCPSSDMTLKMGIELTLSERVPGFKKVEQVY is encoded by the coding sequence ATGGATCAAATTAGCTATGCTGAAGTTGAAAAAGCATTAAAAAAATTTCGTCCTTTTTTACTTCGTGATGGTGGCGACTATGAACTCATTGATGTAACGAACGATGGTATCGTCAAAATCCGTTTGCTCGGGGCGTGCGAAGTTTGCCCAAGCTCAGATATGACTTTAAAAATGGGCATTGAGCTAACACTTTCTGAAAGAGTCCCTGGTTTTAAAAAAGTTGAACAAGTTTATTAA